A region of the Geitlerinema sp. PCC 9228 genome:
TCCCCTACACACGGATGTGGTCTCCCTGAGCAATTATTTTTGTCAGTACAATCAAACCGCCCCATTTGGTGCCCCCACTACCTACTGCCAAACCTGGTGTCGTTGGGAAGCCACAATGCGTCAAATGCTCGATGGGGAACTGGCGGCAGTGGAGGAGATGGTAGAACCCAAAGCGGCTTGGTTGCTGCATCGGGTATTGCCACCGCGCACGCCTGTATTTGTTGCCAACAGCATGCCTGTGCGAGATTGGGAATGTTTTGGACCCCCCAACAATTTGGGCATTCAGCCTTTCTTTAACCGCGGTGCCAACGGCATCGACGGCACTTTGTCTGCGGCGTTGGGCATGGCACACCGACATTTGCCCGGCGTGTTGCTAACCGGCGATTTGGCCTTGCTGCACGATACCAATGGATTTTTGCTGCACAAACAGCTCTCGGGTCATTTGACGGTGGTGGTCATCAACAACCAAGGGGGTGGCATTTTTGAAATGCTCCCCATTTCCCAATTTGAACCGCCCTTTGAGCAACTGTTTGCCATGCCGCAGCAGGTGGATTTGCCCCAGCTGTGTGCTGCCTACGGGGTTGCTTACGAAGAAATTCGCAGCTGGTCGCAGTTTGAGGCGGCTTTTGCTTCCCTACCGGTGACGGGGATGCGGGTGTTGGAGGTGAAGTGCGATCGCAAGCGCGATCGGCAGTGGCGTCAGGAGCTTTGGCAGCGGTTGGTGCGGCGGTGAGGGGGCGTGTGGGGGCGTACCGAGCGTGGGCGAAAATCAGAAATGGTACTTTCCATGCTCGGTATATTTCTGCCCGTGGGAACTCCTATGGTAGGAGAACGTCTTGGGAGCATGATGAAGATTGGGTTAAAACTGAAAACCGCTTAAGGAATTGCCAATCGATAAACTAACACCGACTAAAGCACCTACCAACAAAACGAGCGTGCTTAACGAGGTGATGCCGAAGCCCAATCCTCGCTTTTCGGCGGCTTGGTAGTAGCCGATGGCGTAGACGATGCGCCCGATAATCCAAATGCTACCCAAAATGGCCCCCCACATCGAGCTAACATAGTTGGAGAATATCCACAGCGCTGGTAAAAACATCAACATCTGTTCGATGGTGTTTTGCTGTACGCGCAATACACGCTCGAAGTTGGGATTGCCGGTGGTTTGTGGGGGTTTGATTTGATACTTGGCTCTGGCACGACCTACATTTAAAGTAAGAACGTAATACACCAGTAGACTTGCCATGGTGACCAAACTTGGATACAGCAGGGAGGAATCCATAAAGGTACGTTTTCCAGGAAAGCTTCTTTTTGATTTTACCCTACATTGAGAGGCTTTTTTATTTGTTTTTTATCCAGCAATCAAAGGAGATATAAAAATATAGAAATATGGATATGTATAAAAAATACTTATCGA
Encoded here:
- a CDS encoding MAPEG family protein, with product MASLLVYYVLTLNVGRARAKYQIKPPQTTGNPNFERVLRVQQNTIEQMLMFLPALWIFSNYVSSMWGAILGSIWIIGRIVYAIGYYQAAEKRGLGFGITSLSTLVLLVGALVGVSLSIGNSLSGFQF